The nucleotide sequence CCGTATAATTTCACTGTTTCCACAAGCACTCCCCTGGAAGCAAAAAAATCTTTAGTAATATTTACAAATTTGGTCGCAACACGCATATCGTGAGCGTATGAATTGCTGCCGCCTCTTTTGGCAGCGACACACAGCCTGCAGTATCCAAAACCGAGATCCTTGAACTCGTATAGCTCAGGATTTAACTCCAGAAGGATATCCTTTCCCACAACACCCAAATCGCATGCGCCGTGCTCCACATAGGTGGGCACATCCATATTCCTTATCATCAGAAAACGAACTTTCCCTTTTGTGTCCTCAAAAATCAGTTTACGGGATTTGAAGTTTATACTTTCTTTGTTTATGATACGGTGGCTGTCCAAAAGGTTCACCGTCTCTTCAGCTAACCGCCCCTTAGGCAGTGCTATTGTTAAATAATCATTCATCAGCCACCCTCTCCACACTGATTCCGAGCTCTGCCATCTTTCTATCAAAACCATCATAACCCCGGTCCAAATGATAAACCCTGTGTATATGGCTTTCCCCTTCAGCAAGCATCGCAGCGATAAACAGACCGGCGCTTGCCCGCAGGTCAGATGCCATAACATGAGCACCTGTAAGCTTGTCAACACCTTTCACAACAGCAGATCTGTTTTTAAGTGTAATATCTGCGCCCATGCGCTTCATCTCCGCAACATGCATAAACCGGTTTTCAAAAATATTCTCCGTAATAACCGATATACCCGATGCCACTGTCATACATGCCATAAATTGTGCCTGCATATCAGTGGGAAATCCGGGGTAAGGCTGGGTACTCACATCTGCTGAAGAGGGTCTTTCATTTGCCGAAGCTCTTATGCAGTCCTCTTTTATATCGATATTGAGACCAATCTCTTTCAACTTATCCAGCATTACGCCCATATGTTTCACCGGCGCATTTTTCAAAGTCAATTCTCCGCCTACTGCTGCAAGAGCACAGAGAAAAGTACCGGCTTCTATCCTGTCGGTCATGACAGAATAACTGCAAGGCTTTAATACTTTAACACCTCTGACAGTGATTGTCGAAGAACCTGCGCCTTTTATATCTGCACCCATTTTATTAAGGAAATTTATCAAATCAATGACTTCAGGTTCCCTGGCAGCATTTTTAATTACTGTAACCCCTTCAGCGAGAGCAGCTGCCATTATGATATTTTCAGTACCTGTTACAGTCACAATATCAAAATTGATATCGGCACCTTTAAGACCGTCACATTCCGCCTCAATATAGCCGTGCTTAATCTCAACATCCGCACCCATCTGGGTCAGAGCTTTTATATGAAGATCAACCGGACGCTCCCCTATAGCACAACCGCCGGGAAGGGAAATCCTGGCTTTTTTGCGTTTTGCCAGAAGCGGTCCAAGCATAAGCACTCCAGCCCGCATCAGTTTTACCAGCTCATAAGGAGCTGTATAAAAATCTCTGTTTTCAACATTAAGTACAGTGACATCATTCTGCACCTGACGAGAGGTTATCCCAAGCACATCAAGCATCCCGAGCATTGTACTTATATCCCTCAACTTGGGAATATTGCTCAGATAATATTCCCCTTCGGCTAAAATTGTTGCACAAAGGATTGGAAGAGCAGCATTTTTAGCACCGCTGACCTTCACACTTCCGTTTATCTTATTGCCACCTTTAACTATCAGTTTTTCCACATCATTATCCTGTCACGCCCGGCCAGATCTTTAATAAATTCGACTTTTTCATTCTTGTATATTAATTCAAGATCCTTTTTATGAGTATTTCCTATTTCATAAAAAACAATTGCATCCTTTTTACATAATTTATTAAGCTTAGACAATAGCTTTTTATAAAAAAACAGACCGTTATCCGGAGCAAACAGAGCCTCTCTAGGTTCAAAAAGAATTGATTTTTCATATTTATCCGTTTCTGAAACATAGGGCGGATTGCAGATAATAATATCAAAACGTGTTTTATGAAACATATCGGAATCAAGCATATCGGCACAAACAAAAAATGATCTTTCATCCGGATCGTACTTTAAGGCGTTCTTTTTGGCAACATTCAGGGCATGATAACTTTTGTCTACCCCGAGTCCTTTAAAATGTTTAAGCTCATTAAGCAGGGTAAGCAGTATGCACCCTGAGCCCGTCCCCAAATCAAGTATCAGACCATTTTCTTTTTTCACATATTTTAATACAGTATCCACCAAAATTTCCGTTTCAATGCGTGGAATTAAAACACTTTCATCGACATAAAATTCTCTGCCGTAAAACTCCCTGCGGTTTGTTATATAGGCTGGGGGAATTCCTTTCTCCAGTTTTCGGATAAAATCGTCAAAATCAGAAATCGGGGTAAATTTTGTATGGGAAAAAAGTGCTAATTTCTTGTAAGGAATACCTGTAACATAAGATACCAAATCACCGGCATCACTTTTGGATAGATTGTAGTATTTACATAGAGCATAAATTATTTCGGAAATATTTTTTTCTTTCCAGGAGTTTGAAATCATAAAACATTTATAAGCCGGCTTCTTTCAATCTTTCCGTTTCATCATATGTCCAGAGAGCTTCCAGCAGTTCGTCTATCTCCCCTTCCAGGAATTTATCCAAACTGTGGCTTGTGTAATTAATTCTGTGATCGGTTACGCGGTTCTGAGGGAAATTGTATGTCCTGATTCTTTCGCTTCTGTCACCTGAGCCAACCTGAAGTTTCCTGCTTTCGGCAATTTCCTCTTCCTGCTTTCTAATCTCCATGTTGAGAAGTTTTGCTTTTAGAAGCTTCATTGCCTTGTCTTTGTTCTTTGTCTGGCTTCTTTCATCCTGGCAGGAAACCACAATACCGGTGGGCTCATGAGTTATCCTTACCGCCGAATCGGTGGTATTCACATGCTGTCCGCCTGCACCGCTCGCCCTGAAAACATCTATCCTCAAATCATTCTGGTCTATCTCCAGCTCCACATCTTCGGCTTCCGGAAGAACTGCAACAGTACACGCAGAAGTATGTATCCTTCCGCCGGATTCGGTTTCCGGAATTCGCTGCACTCTGTGTCCGCCGGCTTCAAATTTCAAATGACTGTAAGCACCCCTGCCTTTAATCAGTAAGACAACTTCCTTGTATCCGCCTACTCCGGTCTCGTTAGCTTCTACAATCTCCGTTTTAAAACCTTTTCTTTCGGCATAC is from Flexistipes sinusarabici DSM 4947 and encodes:
- the prfA gene encoding peptide chain release factor 1; this encodes MYEKLAEVKEKYDMLTEKMTDPDVIADQNLFQKYARELSELKPIVEKYDEYTTALERVDEAKEILAKSSDSELKELAEAEKKENEDKLCELEHDIKRLLVPKDPFDEKNIYLEIRAGTGGDEATLFVADLLRMYTRYAERKGFKTEIVEANETGVGGYKEVVLLIKGRGAYSHLKFEAGGHRVQRIPETESGGRIHTSACTVAVLPEAEDVELEIDQNDLRIDVFRASGAGGQHVNTTDSAVRITHEPTGIVVSCQDERSQTKNKDKAMKLLKAKLLNMEIRKQEEEIAESRKLQVGSGDRSERIRTYNFPQNRVTDHRINYTSHSLDKFLEGEIDELLEALWTYDETERLKEAGL
- the murA gene encoding UDP-N-acetylglucosamine 1-carboxyvinyltransferase yields the protein MEKLIVKGGNKINGSVKVSGAKNAALPILCATILAEGEYYLSNIPKLRDISTMLGMLDVLGITSRQVQNDVTVLNVENRDFYTAPYELVKLMRAGVLMLGPLLAKRKKARISLPGGCAIGERPVDLHIKALTQMGADVEIKHGYIEAECDGLKGADINFDIVTVTGTENIIMAAALAEGVTVIKNAAREPEVIDLINFLNKMGADIKGAGSSTITVRGVKVLKPCSYSVMTDRIEAGTFLCALAAVGGELTLKNAPVKHMGVMLDKLKEIGLNIDIKEDCIRASANERPSSADVSTQPYPGFPTDMQAQFMACMTVASGISVITENIFENRFMHVAEMKRMGADITLKNRSAVVKGVDKLTGAHVMASDLRASAGLFIAAMLAEGESHIHRVYHLDRGYDGFDRKMAELGISVERVADE
- the prmC gene encoding peptide chain release factor N(5)-glutamine methyltransferase, which encodes MISNSWKEKNISEIIYALCKYYNLSKSDAGDLVSYVTGIPYKKLALFSHTKFTPISDFDDFIRKLEKGIPPAYITNRREFYGREFYVDESVLIPRIETEILVDTVLKYVKKENGLILDLGTGSGCILLTLLNELKHFKGLGVDKSYHALNVAKKNALKYDPDERSFFVCADMLDSDMFHKTRFDIIICNPPYVSETDKYEKSILFEPREALFAPDNGLFFYKKLLSKLNKLCKKDAIVFYEIGNTHKKDLELIYKNEKVEFIKDLAGRDRIMMWKN
- the hisG gene encoding ATP phosphoribosyltransferase yields the protein MNDYLTIALPKGRLAEETVNLLDSHRIINKESINFKSRKLIFEDTKGKVRFLMIRNMDVPTYVEHGACDLGVVGKDILLELNPELYEFKDLGFGYCRLCVAAKRGGSNSYAHDMRVATKFVNITKDFFASRGVLVETVKLYGSIEIAPLLGLSDFIVDLVSTGETLKKNGLEEVETILESTARLVANKNLSKSKSERIKNIINVLDE